From one Acidobacteriota bacterium genomic stretch:
- a CDS encoding VTT domain-containing protein yields MQLKLSNRLDRRRIVFVAGGLIFAVLSAALDTSAAERIEMFGADVAGLPPLAIFFLIAAATLVSEDLAAISAGVLASQGAISFPLAVTSAAFGILVGDILLFLAGRLFGRRALRFRPVRFFVSESAVERSSHWLEKRGMAAVFVSRFIFGLRLPLYFAAGVLKTSFWKFTFFFSVAVIIWTPVLVGASFLLGAQVVTNTLLNQNLLLSLAAAALVLYFGVHLVQQAATHKGRRILLGKIKRRFIWEFWSIRVFYIPVVAKILTLAVRYRSLTVFTCANPGIPAGGFVGESKDGILRMVNASPAAEPFSLRHALLSGEAKFQDAKAFMSASRLGFPIVLKPDAGERGFGVRIVRTEGELEELLADTADDQVIQEFAPGEEVSVFYYRFPATDRGEIFAITEKRFPFVVGDGESTLEELILDDDRAICLAKSYLEQNDARLEDVPLPGEKVAIIDIGTHSRGAIFLDGERLRTPELESVIDRICRGIEGFNFGRFDIRVRSFEDFSRGESFRIVELNGVTSEATNIYDPKYTLRDAYRKLFRQWEIAFEIGVRNRELGVRPATVRELLKMVFGGG; encoded by the coding sequence ATGCAACTCAAGCTTTCAAACCGACTCGATCGCCGGCGCATTGTTTTTGTCGCCGGCGGCTTGATTTTCGCGGTGCTTTCGGCGGCGCTTGATACCTCTGCGGCCGAGCGGATCGAAATGTTCGGCGCCGATGTCGCCGGCCTGCCGCCGCTCGCGATCTTTTTTCTGATCGCCGCGGCGACGCTCGTCAGTGAGGACCTTGCCGCGATCTCTGCCGGTGTTCTGGCGAGTCAGGGCGCGATCAGCTTCCCGCTCGCGGTGACGAGCGCGGCATTCGGAATTTTGGTCGGCGACATTCTGCTGTTTCTGGCAGGACGTTTGTTTGGCAGGCGCGCATTGCGGTTTCGGCCGGTGAGATTCTTCGTCTCGGAATCGGCGGTCGAGCGAAGCTCGCATTGGCTGGAGAAACGGGGTATGGCGGCGGTTTTTGTCAGTCGCTTCATCTTCGGACTACGTTTGCCGCTGTATTTTGCGGCAGGCGTGCTGAAGACTTCGTTCTGGAAGTTCACGTTCTTTTTTTCGGTAGCCGTCATCATCTGGACGCCGGTCCTCGTCGGTGCGAGTTTTTTGCTCGGCGCGCAGGTCGTCACGAACACGCTTCTGAATCAGAACCTGCTGTTGAGCCTTGCCGCGGCCGCGTTGGTTCTGTACTTCGGCGTTCACCTCGTTCAGCAAGCCGCGACACATAAAGGACGCCGAATCCTGCTCGGGAAGATCAAACGCAGGTTCATTTGGGAATTTTGGTCGATTCGCGTCTTCTACATCCCTGTCGTCGCAAAGATCCTGACGCTCGCGGTCCGGTACCGGAGTCTGACGGTTTTCACCTGCGCCAACCCCGGGATCCCCGCCGGCGGATTCGTCGGCGAATCGAAGGACGGAATCCTGAGAATGGTGAACGCTTCGCCCGCCGCGGAGCCGTTTTCGCTCCGGCACGCCCTTTTGAGCGGGGAAGCGAAGTTCCAGGACGCCAAAGCTTTTATGTCGGCTTCGCGGCTCGGCTTTCCGATCGTCCTCAAACCCGACGCCGGTGAACGCGGATTCGGAGTGCGCATCGTCCGAACCGAGGGCGAACTTGAAGAACTGCTTGCTGATACTGCCGACGATCAAGTCATACAGGAATTCGCGCCCGGCGAAGAAGTCAGCGTTTTCTATTATCGGTTCCCGGCGACCGACCGCGGCGAGATCTTTGCGATCACCGAGAAGCGCTTTCCGTTCGTCGTCGGCGACGGTGAATCGACGCTCGAGGAACTGATTCTCGACGATGACCGCGCGATCTGCCTCGCAAAAAGCTATCTCGAACAGAATGACGCGCGGCTCGAAGACGTTCCGTTGCCCGGTGAAAAGGTCGCGATCATCGACATCGGCACACACTCGCGAGGCGCGATCTTTCTTGACGGCGAGCGCTTGCGGACGCCGGAACTGGAGTCAGTGATCGACCGCATCTGCCGCGGTATCGAAGGTTTCAACTTCGGACGATTCGACATTCGCGTGCGATCCTTCGAGGACTTCAGCCGCGGCGAGAGCTTCAGGATCGTCGAACTGAACGGCGTCACGAGCGAGGCGACGAACATCTACGATCCGAAGTACACCCTCCGCGACGCTTACCGTAAACTCTTCCGTCAATGGGAGATCGCCTTCGAGATCGGTGTCCGCAATCGCGAACTCGGCGTTCGGCCGGCAACGGTTCGCGAACTTCTGAAGATGGTTTTTGGCGGAGGATAA
- a CDS encoding NRDE family protein produces MCIILFAYKVDPARPLILLANRDEYYGRPTVRAAFWEDHPEVFAGRDLVRGGTWLGITNGGRFAAVTNFRQPSAPKGDISRGELVREFLTGDDLPTDFLAGLNTRSGRFSGFNLLVGEFSDRSVEIGYYSNREGDPRILEPGIYGLSNHLLDTPWPKVSVGKSRLAALIESGAGNADNYFELLGDKETAADELLPDTGIGYEKEKLLSAIFIETPVYGTRSSSVVVAESDLTLSLSERTFV; encoded by the coding sequence ATGTGCATCATACTTTTCGCGTACAAGGTAGATCCCGCGAGGCCTTTGATCCTGCTCGCGAACCGCGACGAGTATTACGGGCGTCCGACGGTCCGCGCGGCATTTTGGGAAGATCATCCGGAAGTTTTCGCCGGCCGCGACCTCGTTCGCGGCGGGACGTGGCTTGGAATCACGAACGGCGGACGGTTTGCGGCGGTGACCAACTTCCGGCAGCCTTCGGCACCGAAAGGCGACATATCGCGCGGCGAACTCGTCCGCGAATTCCTGACCGGGGATGATCTTCCAACGGATTTCCTCGCCGGCCTCAACACCCGTTCGGGGCGTTTTTCCGGGTTCAATCTTCTTGTCGGCGAATTCTCGGACCGATCCGTCGAAATCGGCTACTACTCGAACCGCGAGGGCGACCCGAGGATTCTTGAACCGGGGATCTACGGCCTCAGCAATCATTTGCTCGACACGCCGTGGCCGAAGGTTAGCGTTGGAAAATCGAGGTTGGCGGCGTTGATCGAATCGGGCGCCGGAAATGCGGACAACTATTTCGAACTTCTCGGCGACAAAGAAACGGCCGCAGACGAACTGCTTCCGGACACAGGAATCGGTTACGAAAAAGAAAAGCTCTTGTCGGCGATCTTTATCGAAACTCCGGTTTACGGGACGCGTTCCTCGAGCGTCGTTGTCGCGGAAAGCGATCTCACGCTTTCGTTGAGCGAGCGCACCTTTGTATAA